A window of the Yersinia rochesterensis genome harbors these coding sequences:
- the yfhb gene encoding phosphatidylglycerophosphatase C: MIKVLNAEQTDTTEPPAESVKRVVFFDLDGTLHQQDMFGSFLRFLLRHLPLNILLVIPLLPVIGLGLLVGGRCARWPISLLLWAITFGRPEAHLRDLELRFVNDFRQKVTEFPVVMMRLRQYLESSDAQVWLITGSPQRLVEQVYHDSDFIQHLRLVGSRMARRNGGWVLPLRCLGPEKVLQLEQRLGSPLKLHSGYSDSKQDNPLLHFCEHRWRVSKTGELQQLE; encoded by the coding sequence ATGATAAAGGTTTTGAACGCAGAGCAAACTGACACGACTGAACCGCCAGCGGAAAGTGTCAAGCGGGTTGTCTTCTTTGATTTAGACGGCACTTTGCATCAACAGGATATGTTTGGCAGCTTTTTGCGTTTTCTGCTGCGCCATTTGCCACTGAATATATTGTTGGTCATTCCATTGCTGCCAGTTATTGGATTGGGGCTATTGGTGGGCGGGCGTTGCGCTCGTTGGCCAATAAGTTTATTGCTGTGGGCCATCACTTTTGGCCGCCCTGAAGCCCATCTGAGAGATTTAGAACTGCGCTTTGTGAATGATTTTCGCCAAAAAGTGACTGAATTTCCGGTGGTGATGATGCGCTTGCGCCAATATCTCGAGAGCAGCGATGCTCAGGTGTGGCTGATTACCGGCTCACCGCAACGGCTGGTCGAGCAGGTTTATCACGATTCAGACTTTATTCAGCATTTACGGCTGGTGGGTAGCCGCATGGCACGGCGCAATGGCGGGTGGGTATTGCCACTGCGCTGTTTAGGGCCAGAAAAAGTGCTGCAATTAGAACAGCGCTTGGGGTCGCCACTGAAACTCCACAGCGGTTACAGTGACAGTAAGCAGGATAATCCGCTGCTGCATTTTTGTGAACACCGCTGGAGAGTCAGTAAAACCGGCGAATTACAACAGTTAGAATAA
- the mltF gene encoding membrane-bound lytic murein transglycosylase MltF, translating into MTRIKLNYFVIGLVALLLALALWPNIPWRNGQEGQLDRIKARGELRVSTISSPLIYSTGKDGSSGLDYELAQRFADYLGVKLVMTPHHNINDLFDALDSDDADLIAAGLIYNRERLNRARTGPAYYSVSQQLVYRLGSPRPKSFSDLKGQLIIASGSAHMTTLKQLKKTKYPDLNWGSSVDRSGKELLEQVADGKLDYTLGDSVTIALLQRIHPQLAVAFDVTDEEPVTWYFQQSNDDSLYAAMLDFYSEMVEDGSLARLEEKYLGHVGSFDYVDTKTFLSAIDNVLPSFQPLFEKHAGEIDWKLLAAIAYQESHWNPQATSPTGVRGLMMLTRATASGLGVKDRVDPEESIKGGSIYLQRLMRKVPETIPEDERIWFALASYNMGYGHMLDARKLTKKQNGNPDSWVDVKMRLPMLSQKSYYPSTTYGYARGHEAYNYVENIRRYQVSLVGYLQEKERKAAQHAAIEAELGKAYPVVGPGWSINN; encoded by the coding sequence TTGACGCGCATAAAATTAAATTACTTTGTCATCGGGCTAGTTGCCTTACTTCTGGCTCTCGCGTTGTGGCCCAATATTCCTTGGCGCAATGGGCAAGAAGGGCAACTGGACCGTATAAAAGCCCGTGGTGAACTGCGAGTTAGCACAATAAGTTCACCACTGATCTACTCTACCGGAAAGGACGGATCTTCCGGCCTCGACTATGAGCTGGCACAACGGTTTGCTGATTATCTGGGGGTTAAGCTGGTGATGACCCCCCATCATAATATCAACGACTTATTTGATGCTTTAGATAGTGACGATGCCGACCTCATTGCTGCTGGGCTGATTTATAACCGCGAACGCCTTAATCGGGCGCGTACTGGCCCTGCCTACTATTCCGTGTCGCAACAATTAGTCTACCGTTTGGGTTCACCGCGGCCTAAATCATTTAGTGACCTGAAAGGCCAGCTGATTATTGCCTCCGGCTCGGCCCATATGACCACCTTGAAACAGCTTAAAAAGACCAAATATCCAGATCTGAACTGGGGGTCATCGGTTGATCGCTCCGGTAAAGAATTACTGGAGCAAGTCGCTGACGGTAAGCTCGACTATACCCTTGGGGATTCTGTCACTATTGCTCTGCTGCAACGTATTCACCCACAATTAGCAGTGGCTTTTGACGTCACGGATGAAGAACCGGTGACTTGGTATTTCCAGCAAAGTAATGATGACAGCCTGTATGCGGCGATGCTTGATTTCTACAGTGAGATGGTAGAAGACGGCAGTTTGGCGCGTCTGGAGGAAAAATATCTCGGCCATGTCGGCAGTTTTGATTATGTCGACACCAAAACATTCCTCTCCGCCATTGATAATGTGCTGCCCTCTTTCCAGCCCTTATTTGAAAAGCATGCCGGTGAAATTGACTGGAAATTACTGGCCGCGATCGCCTATCAAGAATCCCATTGGAATCCGCAAGCAACCTCACCCACAGGGGTGCGCGGCCTGATGATGCTCACACGGGCCACCGCCAGTGGCTTGGGCGTGAAAGACCGAGTTGATCCTGAAGAGAGTATCAAAGGCGGTTCGATTTACTTACAACGGCTGATGCGAAAAGTGCCGGAGACCATCCCAGAAGATGAGCGAATTTGGTTCGCACTGGCGTCATATAATATGGGTTATGGCCATATGCTTGATGCCCGCAAGCTGACCAAAAAACAAAATGGTAATCCAGACAGTTGGGTGGACGTAAAAATGCGCCTACCGATGTTGAGCCAGAAGAGCTACTACCCGAGCACCACCTATGGCTATGCCCGGGGTCACGAGGCCTATAACTACGTTGAAAACATCCGCCGCTATCAGGTGAGTTTGGTGGGTTATTTGCAGGAAAAAGAGAGAAAAGCCGCTCAACATGCTGCGATTGAAGCCGAACTGGGTAAAGCCTATCCGGTCGTCGGCCCCGGCTGGTCAATCAATAACTAA
- the tadA gene encoding tRNA adenosine(34) deaminase TadA, with protein sequence MYNARRKSAREVNVSIDNNFSSECDSPTEYSDGYWMQRALALALRAQAEGEVPVGAVLVLDNQIIGEGWNRSIGDNDPTAHAEIMALRQGGQAVQNYRLIDATLYVTLEPCVMCAGAMVHSRIRRLVYGANDLKTGAAGSLVDILRHPGMNHQIEITAGVLADACSHQLSAFFRLRREQQKALKRAATDK encoded by the coding sequence GTGTATAATGCACGCCGCAAAAGTGCCAGAGAGGTTAATGTGTCCATTGATAATAATTTTTCTTCTGAATGTGATTCGCCAACTGAATATAGTGATGGGTACTGGATGCAGCGGGCACTCGCATTGGCGTTGCGCGCGCAAGCAGAGGGCGAAGTCCCGGTGGGCGCGGTATTAGTGCTGGATAATCAGATAATTGGCGAGGGCTGGAACCGCTCTATTGGTGATAATGACCCCACCGCGCATGCTGAAATCATGGCGCTACGCCAGGGGGGGCAAGCAGTGCAGAATTATCGTCTGATAGATGCCACTTTATATGTCACTCTGGAACCCTGTGTGATGTGCGCTGGTGCTATGGTACACAGCCGCATTCGCCGGCTGGTCTATGGCGCTAATGATCTAAAAACCGGTGCGGCGGGATCATTGGTGGATATTTTACGTCACCCTGGAATGAACCATCAGATAGAGATAACGGCGGGAGTGTTGGCCGATGCTTGTTCCCACCAATTGAGCGCCTTTTTCCGCTTGCGGCGCGAACAACAAAAAGCCTTGAAACGCGCCGCAACTGATAAATAA
- the murQ gene encoding N-acetylmuramic acid 6-phosphate etherase yields MNLGALISESRNPATMDLDKLSTLEMLTRINDEDRKVPEAIRLVLPNIARAVDLAAKALQAGGRLIYLGAGTSGRLGVLDASECPPTFGVPHGRVIGLIAGGPGALLKAVEGAEDDMSLGERDLQNLQLTSTDMVVGLAASGRTPYVIGALRYARQLGCPTAAISCNPDSPIAQEALIAISPVVGPEALTGSTRMKSGTAQKLVLNMLSTGAMVKLGKVYQNLMVDVKATNIKLIDRACRIVVEATGASRTEAENALSQTEFEVKPAILMILKGVSAEQAHQDLQRHNGYLRAAL; encoded by the coding sequence ATGAATTTGGGCGCTTTGATTTCTGAAAGTCGCAATCCGGCCACGATGGATTTGGATAAACTCTCCACTTTGGAGATGCTAACCCGCATTAATGATGAAGACCGTAAAGTGCCGGAGGCGATTCGTTTGGTGCTACCCAACATTGCTCGCGCGGTAGATTTAGCGGCTAAAGCTTTACAGGCCGGAGGCCGGTTGATTTATCTGGGGGCCGGCACCAGCGGGCGGCTTGGCGTTTTAGATGCCTCGGAATGCCCGCCGACCTTCGGTGTACCTCATGGTAGGGTCATCGGCTTAATTGCTGGTGGCCCCGGCGCGCTACTCAAAGCGGTGGAGGGCGCTGAGGATGATATGTCACTCGGCGAGCGGGATTTGCAAAATTTACAGTTGACCTCGACGGATATGGTGGTCGGGCTAGCCGCCTCGGGCCGCACCCCCTATGTCATTGGCGCGCTGCGGTATGCCCGCCAGCTTGGGTGCCCTACTGCGGCCATTTCCTGTAACCCGGATTCTCCTATCGCGCAAGAAGCGCTAATCGCGATTTCGCCTGTCGTTGGGCCAGAGGCGCTGACCGGCTCGACCCGCATGAAATCGGGCACGGCACAAAAATTAGTGTTAAATATGTTATCGACTGGCGCGATGGTGAAGCTCGGCAAGGTCTATCAAAATCTGATGGTGGATGTAAAAGCGACCAATATAAAATTAATCGATCGCGCATGCCGCATTGTGGTTGAAGCTACCGGAGCCAGCCGTACAGAGGCGGAAAATGCATTGTCGCAAACTGAATTTGAAGTCAAACCGGCTATATTGATGATTCTAAAAGGAGTCAGTGCGGAGCAAGCTCATCAGGATTTACAGCGGCATAATGGATATTTACGCGCCGCATTGTAA
- a CDS encoding helix-turn-helix domain-containing protein, translated as MIKKISDWHPADIIAAIHKKGSSLSAISRSSGLSSSTLTNALKRPWPKGEYIIASFLDVHPSEIWPTRYYDPHSGKRINREDKIRKKIKILL; from the coding sequence ATGATCAAAAAAATATCAGATTGGCATCCTGCGGATATAATCGCAGCGATACATAAAAAAGGATCTTCTCTCTCCGCGATATCGCGAAGTTCGGGTTTAAGTTCAAGTACGCTTACCAATGCGCTAAAAAGACCTTGGCCTAAAGGCGAGTATATAATTGCAAGTTTCTTAGATGTTCATCCATCAGAAATATGGCCGACAAGATATTATGACCCACATTCAGGAAAGCGGATAAATAGGGAGGATAAAATAAGAAAGAAAATTAAAATTTTATTATGA
- the purL gene encoding phosphoribosylformylglycinamidine synthase, with the protein MEILRGSPALSAFRITKLLSRCQDAHLPVDDVYAEYVHFADVSAPLSADEHARLQRLLKYGPSLPEHAPEGRLLLVTPRPGTISPWSSKATDIAHNCALPQVLRLERGLAFYIQGSNLSENQWQQLSALLHDRMMETVFTDLQQAEQLFSHHQPAPVQRVDILTQGRSALDQANIKLGLALAPDEIDYLLAAFTGLGRNPTDIELYMFAQANSEHCRHKIFNADWKIDGVEQPKSLFKMIKNTFEHTPDYVLSAYKDNAAVMEGSQVGRFFAAPENGVYGYHQEEAHILMKVETHNHPTAISPWPGAATGSGGEIRDEGATGRGAKPKAGLVGFSVSNLRIPGFEQPWEENFGKPDRIVTALDIMTEGPLGGAAFNNEFGRPALLGYFRTYEERVNSHNGTELRGYHKPIMLAGGIGNIRANHVQKAEITVGAKLVVLGGPAMNIGLGGGAASSMASGQSDADLDFASVQRDNPEMERRCQEVIDRCWQLGDHNPILFIHDVGAGGLSNAMPELVSDGGRGGRFELRDILNDEPGMSPLEVWCNESQERYVMAIAPAQMAQFDEICRRERAPYAVIGEATEEKHLTLNDRHFDNQPIDMPLDVLLGNTPKMLRDVTRLQAQGEALQRAEISIADAVKRVMHLPAVAEKTFLITIGDRTVTGMVTRDQMVGPWQIPVADCAVTSASLDSYYGEAMSLGERAPVALLDFAASARLAVGEALTNIAATQIGELKRIKLSANWMSAAGHPGEDAGLYEAVRAVGEELCPALEITIPVGKDSMSMKTRWQEGDEQREMTSPLSLVITAFARIEDVRHTVTPQLRTDKGDNALLLIDLGAGHNALGATALTQVYRQLGDKPADVRDVQQLAGFFNAMQRLVADQALLAYHDRSDGGLLVTLAEMAFAGHCGVQVDIQSLGDDALAALFNEELGAVIQVRAEQRAAVEKVLADHGLTNCVHYLGGAVEGDIFDIHRGTDLVYSEKRSTLRLWWAETTWQMQRLRDNPDCADQEHQAKQDERDPGLNVKLTFDPAEDIAAPYIIKQARPKVAVLREQGVNSHVEMAAAFHRAGFDAVDVHMSDLLAGRTDLQSFQTLVACGGFSYGDVLGAGEGWAKSILFNDRVRDEFEAFFHRPETLALGVCNGCQMMSNLRELIPGAEHWPRFVRNLSDRFEARFSLVEVANSPSLFMQDMAGSRMPIAVSHGEGRVEVRDAAHLAILEQSNLVALRFVNNQGAVTEQYPANPNGSANGITAVTSVSGRATVMMPHPERVFRTVSNSWHPEEWGEDSPWMRMFRNARKQLG; encoded by the coding sequence ATGGAAATACTGCGTGGTTCGCCCGCTTTGTCGGCTTTTCGAATTACCAAACTGCTGTCCCGCTGCCAGGATGCTCATCTGCCGGTAGATGATGTCTATGCCGAATATGTTCACTTTGCCGATGTTAGCGCCCCCTTGAGTGCTGACGAACACGCCAGACTCCAGCGGCTGCTTAAGTATGGGCCATCTCTCCCAGAACATGCGCCAGAAGGGCGTTTATTATTGGTGACGCCAAGACCGGGGACGATTTCTCCATGGTCTTCCAAAGCGACTGATATTGCACATAATTGTGCACTGCCACAGGTTTTGCGCCTGGAGCGCGGTCTGGCCTTCTATATACAAGGCTCGAATCTGAGTGAAAACCAATGGCAGCAATTGTCAGCATTGCTGCATGACCGCATGATGGAAACGGTCTTCACTGATTTACAGCAAGCCGAGCAACTGTTCTCTCACCATCAGCCCGCCCCGGTACAACGGGTGGATATCTTGACGCAGGGCCGTAGTGCACTGGATCAGGCCAATATTAAATTGGGCCTGGCACTGGCTCCGGATGAAATTGATTATCTGTTGGCCGCGTTTACTGGCCTTGGGCGCAACCCGACAGATATCGAGCTGTATATGTTTGCTCAGGCAAACTCTGAGCATTGCCGCCATAAGATTTTTAATGCGGACTGGAAAATTGATGGTGTTGAACAGCCTAAATCGCTGTTTAAGATGATCAAAAACACCTTTGAACACACCCCAGATTACGTGCTGTCGGCCTATAAAGACAATGCGGCGGTAATGGAAGGTTCTCAAGTCGGGCGCTTCTTTGCTGCGCCAGAAAATGGCGTTTATGGCTACCATCAGGAAGAGGCGCATATCCTGATGAAAGTTGAAACTCACAACCACCCGACGGCGATTTCACCGTGGCCGGGTGCCGCTACCGGCTCGGGCGGGGAAATCCGTGATGAGGGAGCCACCGGGCGCGGTGCTAAACCGAAAGCCGGTTTGGTGGGCTTCTCGGTGTCTAACTTGCGTATCCCCGGTTTTGAACAGCCATGGGAAGAGAATTTCGGTAAACCCGATCGCATTGTGACCGCGCTGGATATCATGACCGAAGGCCCATTGGGCGGCGCGGCGTTTAACAATGAATTTGGTCGCCCGGCGCTGCTGGGTTACTTCCGTACCTATGAAGAGCGCGTCAATAGCCATAACGGCACGGAACTACGTGGCTATCATAAGCCGATCATGCTGGCGGGTGGGATTGGCAATATTCGTGCTAATCATGTGCAGAAAGCGGAAATCACCGTGGGTGCCAAGCTGGTGGTGCTGGGTGGCCCCGCAATGAACATTGGTTTGGGCGGCGGTGCGGCTTCTTCCATGGCCTCCGGCCAATCTGATGCGGATCTGGATTTTGCTTCGGTACAGCGCGATAACCCAGAAATGGAACGCCGCTGTCAGGAAGTGATCGACCGCTGCTGGCAGTTGGGCGACCACAACCCCATCCTGTTTATTCATGACGTCGGTGCCGGTGGTTTGTCCAACGCGATGCCAGAACTGGTGAGTGACGGTGGCCGTGGTGGCCGTTTTGAACTGCGTGATATTCTTAACGACGAACCGGGCATGAGCCCGTTGGAAGTGTGGTGTAATGAATCTCAGGAGCGCTATGTCATGGCCATTGCTCCTGCGCAGATGGCACAGTTTGATGAAATTTGCCGCCGTGAACGTGCGCCATATGCCGTCATCGGCGAAGCGACTGAAGAAAAACATCTGACTTTGAATGATCGCCATTTCGATAATCAACCTATTGATATGCCGTTGGATGTGCTGCTAGGTAACACGCCGAAAATGCTGCGCGATGTCACCCGCCTACAGGCTCAGGGTGAGGCTCTGCAACGGGCTGAAATCAGCATTGCTGATGCGGTAAAACGTGTGATGCACTTACCGGCGGTAGCAGAGAAAACCTTCCTGATCACCATTGGCGACCGCACTGTGACCGGCATGGTCACCCGTGATCAGATGGTCGGCCCGTGGCAGATTCCGGTGGCAGATTGTGCAGTAACCAGCGCCAGCCTGGACAGTTACTATGGCGAGGCGATGTCACTGGGCGAACGTGCGCCAGTGGCTTTACTGGATTTTGCCGCTTCAGCCCGCTTAGCGGTTGGCGAAGCATTGACCAATATCGCCGCGACCCAAATTGGCGAACTCAAGCGCATTAAACTGTCAGCCAACTGGATGTCCGCCGCCGGTCACCCCGGTGAAGATGCCGGTTTGTATGAAGCAGTGCGCGCCGTGGGTGAAGAGTTATGCCCGGCGCTGGAAATTACCATCCCGGTGGGCAAAGACTCTATGTCGATGAAAACCCGTTGGCAGGAAGGGGATGAACAGCGCGAAATGACTTCGCCGCTATCATTGGTGATTACTGCTTTTGCCCGTATTGAAGATGTCCGTCACACCGTTACTCCGCAGTTGCGTACTGACAAAGGTGACAATGCGCTGCTGCTGATTGATTTGGGTGCGGGCCATAATGCACTGGGGGCCACGGCGTTGACTCAGGTTTATCGTCAGTTAGGGGATAAACCGGCAGATGTACGTGATGTGCAACAACTGGCGGGCTTCTTCAACGCGATGCAGCGTTTGGTCGCCGATCAAGCATTGTTGGCTTATCACGACCGCTCTGATGGCGGTCTGTTAGTGACATTGGCTGAAATGGCCTTTGCCGGTCATTGTGGTGTGCAAGTTGATATTCAATCCTTGGGTGACGATGCGCTGGCCGCCTTGTTTAACGAGGAGTTGGGAGCGGTGATTCAGGTGCGTGCCGAGCAGCGAGCCGCAGTGGAGAAAGTGCTGGCAGACCATGGCCTGACAAACTGTGTCCATTATCTGGGCGGTGCTGTTGAAGGAGATATTTTTGACATCCACCGCGGTACTGACCTGGTATACAGCGAAAAACGTAGCACCCTGCGCTTGTGGTGGGCTGAAACCACTTGGCAGATGCAGCGCTTGCGCGATAATCCAGATTGCGCCGATCAAGAGCATCAAGCTAAACAGGATGAGCGCGACCCTGGCCTGAATGTGAAACTGACCTTTGATCCCGCTGAAGATATCGCCGCACCTTATATTATCAAACAGGCGCGACCAAAAGTTGCGGTGCTGCGTGAGCAGGGAGTTAACTCTCACGTTGAGATGGCCGCTGCTTTCCACCGTGCCGGTTTTGATGCTGTTGACGTGCATATGAGTGACTTGCTGGCGGGGCGCACTGATTTGCAATCTTTCCAGACTTTAGTCGCTTGTGGCGGTTTCTCTTACGGCGATGTATTGGGCGCAGGCGAAGGTTGGGCGAAGTCCATTCTGTTCAATGACCGCGTGCGTGATGAGTTCGAGGCTTTCTTCCACCGCCCAGAAACACTGGCGTTGGGCGTTTGTAACGGTTGCCAGATGATGTCTAATCTACGCGAGCTGATTCCGGGTGCTGAGCACTGGCCACGATTTGTTCGCAATCTGTCTGATCGCTTTGAAGCGCGTTTCAGTCTGGTTGAAGTAGCAAACAGCCCATCACTGTTTATGCAGGATATGGCCGGTTCCCGCATGCCAATTGCGGTTTCACACGGTGAAGGTCGGGTTGAAGTGCGCGATGCGGCGCATCTGGCGATATTGGAACAAAGCAACTTGGTGGCATTACGCTTTGTGAACAACCAAGGCGCGGTCACTGAACAGTATCCGGCTAACCCGAATGGTTCAGCGAATGGTATTACGGCGGTAACCAGTGTCAGCGGGCGGGCCACCGTCATGATGCCGCACCCGGAGCGCGTTTTCCGCACTGTCAGCAATTCATGGCATCCGGAAGAATGGGGCGAAGATAGCCCATGGATGCGTATGTTCCGTAATGCTCGTAAGCAATTGGGCTAA